The following are encoded together in the Bacillus cereus group sp. RP43 genome:
- a CDS encoding DnaD domain protein, which translates to MAVYRPVHVSFWQDSFVLDLTPEEKYFYLYLMTNSKTSQSGIYELPLRIIETDTGYNRETVMKLLERFAEYGKINYNQKTKELFLINWLKFNPIKNVNIEKCVLKEIQSVKDQDFLVDFYETCLELEVQQEFKIPRIKEYLSARLEGLIRGFQDPSKEEEKEKEEEKEQQQQERAGAEEVVEVNPISFYEQNFGFITPFIADGIHAWIDDLNAELVVKAMEIALEKNTRNMSYVNTILRDWHLKGFKTIADVEMADKAFRTQRLAKAQQPTQAPYQQKGLSESTKNVIQKQQSWEQNIPTDEELAALNQQNGWMVQ; encoded by the coding sequence ATGGCAGTTTATAGACCAGTACATGTTTCATTTTGGCAGGATTCATTTGTTTTAGATCTTACACCGGAGGAAAAGTATTTCTACTTATATTTGATGACAAACAGTAAAACGTCTCAATCAGGAATCTATGAACTTCCACTTCGTATCATTGAAACGGATACAGGGTACAACCGCGAAACTGTTATGAAGCTATTAGAACGTTTTGCAGAGTACGGGAAAATTAATTACAACCAAAAAACAAAAGAGTTGTTCTTAATCAACTGGTTGAAATTCAATCCGATTAAAAATGTGAACATTGAAAAGTGCGTTTTAAAAGAAATTCAATCTGTGAAGGACCAGGATTTTTTAGTTGATTTCTATGAAACTTGCTTGGAATTAGAAGTGCAACAAGAATTTAAGATTCCAAGAATTAAGGAGTATTTATCAGCGCGTTTGGAGGGGCTTATAAGGGGCTTCCAAGACCCTAGCAAGGAAGAAGAAAAAGAAAAAGAAGAAGAAAAAGAACAACAACAACAAGAACGCGCAGGCGCGGAAGAAGTTGTTGAGGTTAATCCAATTTCTTTTTACGAGCAGAACTTCGGATTCATTACACCTTTTATCGCAGATGGTATTCACGCTTGGATAGATGATTTAAATGCAGAGCTAGTTGTAAAAGCTATGGAGATTGCTTTAGAGAAAAACACGAGGAACATGTCTTACGTAAATACGATTTTACGAGATTGGCATCTTAAAGGTTTTAAAACGATAGCAGATGTGGAGATGGCTGATAAAGCATTTCGTACTCAACGATTAGCAAAGGCGCAACAACCGACGCAAGCTCCTTATCAACAAAAAGGCTTATCAGAATCTACTAAGAACGTAATACAGAAGCAACAATCATGGGAACAAAACATTCCAACGGATGAAGAGCTTGCAGCACTTAATCAACAGAATGGGTGGATGGTTCAATGA
- a CDS encoding tyrosine-type recombinase/integrase, whose translation MNFVQPIRDPERIQQLKEYFKEKSLRNYILFIMGINTGLRISDILKLKVGDVKGSHISMREKKTGKQKRIQITAALKRELKWFIEEREDHEYLLQSRQGKNRPIGRSMAYKILSIAAGEFGLDEIGTHTLRKTYGYHMYMQTKNIALLMEIFNHSSEKVTLRYIGVNQDAMDKAMTRFKI comes from the coding sequence ATGAATTTTGTTCAGCCAATACGTGACCCAGAGCGAATACAACAGCTAAAAGAGTATTTTAAGGAAAAGAGCTTACGTAATTACATTCTCTTCATTATGGGCATTAATACTGGCCTCAGAATCTCCGATATTTTGAAATTAAAAGTAGGTGATGTCAAAGGTAGTCATATCTCTATGAGGGAAAAGAAAACAGGAAAACAAAAACGTATTCAAATTACTGCAGCATTAAAAAGAGAACTTAAATGGTTTATAGAAGAAAGAGAAGATCATGAGTATTTGTTGCAAAGTAGACAAGGGAAGAATCGTCCTATCGGTCGCAGTATGGCATATAAGATATTAAGTATAGCCGCAGGAGAGTTCGGATTAGATGAAATAGGAACACATACGCTAAGAAAGACGTACGGGTATCATATGTACATGCAAACGAAAAACATAGCATTACTCATGGAGATATTCAATCACTCGTCAGAGAAGGTCACGTTACGTTATATAGGTGTAAACCAAGATGCAATGGATAAAGCAATGACTAGGTTTAAAATCTAA
- a CDS encoding ArpU family phage packaging/lysis transcriptional regulator, which yields MMQLTFLPKIDRKATQVRLEEILENVRIYRQFGMIRNEMKVTVSGEVRYHGPTNIIGKPAEDVALANVAMSEREVKLQRLSFQIDKALSRFSKNQRDIIVKRYLEDEEVFDYMVYNDIGMSERTYRRNKSNAFYKLAFALRLEVYETEESGGNE from the coding sequence ATGATGCAATTAACTTTCTTACCTAAAATTGACCGAAAAGCAACACAGGTTCGTTTAGAAGAGATTTTAGAAAACGTTCGTATTTACAGACAATTTGGGATGATTAGAAACGAGATGAAGGTCACAGTCTCTGGTGAGGTAAGGTATCATGGTCCAACAAACATAATAGGAAAGCCAGCTGAAGATGTTGCTTTAGCAAATGTTGCTATGAGTGAAAGAGAAGTGAAATTACAACGTTTATCTTTTCAAATTGATAAGGCATTAAGTCGTTTTAGCAAAAATCAACGAGATATCATTGTAAAACGATATTTGGAAGATGAGGAAGTCTTTGATTATATGGTTTATAACGATATTGGTATGAGTGAACGTACATATAGAAGAAATAAATCTAATGCTTTTTATAAATTAGCATTTGCTCTTAGATTAGAAGTTTATGAGACTGAAGAATCTGGAGGTAATGAATAA
- a CDS encoding GNAT family protein, whose amino-acid sequence MEDTYKIPKLETKRLLLKKLDFHDLDDLFEVYSDPQTTTYVPREVHKNKDETRIFLENTMDTAKKGKSFIWSIIFKGDQKAIGTCGIWKLSHSSASLGAVINPLYWGKGVIVEALEELIKFGFQELDLNRIEGRCDIRNTASERVMQKLKMTYEGTLRQSVMINGMYCDSKVYSLLKHEYGNFR is encoded by the coding sequence ATGGAAGATACATATAAAATCCCAAAGTTAGAAACAAAGCGTCTTTTATTAAAAAAACTAGATTTTCATGATTTAGATGATTTATTTGAAGTCTATTCTGATCCTCAAACAACTACATATGTACCTCGAGAGGTACACAAAAATAAAGATGAAACTCGTATTTTTTTAGAAAATACGATGGACACAGCTAAGAAAGGTAAGTCTTTCATATGGTCTATTATCTTTAAGGGTGATCAGAAAGCTATTGGAACCTGTGGCATCTGGAAATTATCACACAGTAGCGCTTCTTTAGGAGCCGTTATTAACCCACTGTATTGGGGAAAAGGAGTTATCGTTGAAGCTTTAGAAGAACTAATAAAGTTTGGCTTTCAAGAATTAGATTTAAATCGTATTGAAGGAAGATGCGACATAAGGAATACAGCGTCTGAACGAGTTATGCAAAAGCTAAAAATGACATATGAAGGAACATTGAGACAAAGTGTAATGATCAATGGTATGTATTGCGATTCTAAGGTATATTCTCTTTTAAAACATGAATACGGTAACTTTCGATAA
- a CDS encoding DUF3954 domain-containing protein → MAISKEDIAEMRAEISLAENMVYIVKDGQVRQIEPPISGHGEQSLIYKNKKVIRIEKRESELI, encoded by the coding sequence GTGGCGATTAGTAAAGAAGATATTGCAGAAATGAGAGCGGAAATTTCTTTAGCTGAAAATATGGTTTATATCGTGAAAGATGGACAAGTTCGTCAAATAGAGCCGCCGATAAGTGGTCATGGTGAGCAGTCCTTGATATACAAGAATAAAAAAGTAATTCGTATTGAAAAACGAGAATCAGAGTTGATTTAG
- the dnaB gene encoding replicative DNA helicase — MSNDMIRNAEAEQSVLGSIIQEGDLIKDCQLKAKQFSLPTHQVIFKAMRELEDAEVPIDLVALMGKFDESFMNQIGGIEFFVNLTEVVTTTKNFSYHEGLVIEAWKMRHAQEVAGNLYNRLQHERDMSAISTSIDELSTIEETGYSDEFNLKETLVDLYKNMQIDVGDLTGIPTGYDDLNRMTAGLQEGDLIIVGARPSMGKTAFVLNIAFHAASAHTATGVFSLEMGEEQLLKRMISSTGNIDATKLKNPKKLCNLKDWEKISQAMGLINDLPLEIYDKANVTMQEIYAKTRKLKRKYPDKKVLVAIDYLQLIVGDSKHKGNRMQEIGEISRKLKLMARELNVCVVALSQLSRAVESRQDKRPLLSDLRENGQIEQDADLIAFLYREDYYDRETENKNITEIILAKQRNGPVGVVELAFVKEFSKFVNLERKFNHQQEA; from the coding sequence ATGAGTAACGATATGATTCGTAACGCAGAAGCTGAACAAAGTGTTTTAGGTAGCATTATCCAAGAAGGAGATTTAATTAAAGATTGCCAGCTAAAGGCAAAACAGTTTTCTTTACCAACACATCAAGTGATTTTTAAAGCGATGAGAGAGTTAGAGGATGCTGAGGTTCCAATAGATCTTGTCGCTCTCATGGGAAAATTCGATGAAAGCTTTATGAATCAAATTGGCGGAATTGAATTCTTTGTAAACTTGACAGAAGTTGTAACGACAACTAAAAACTTCTCGTATCACGAAGGTTTAGTGATTGAAGCTTGGAAGATGCGACATGCTCAAGAGGTTGCTGGTAATTTATATAATCGTCTTCAGCATGAAAGAGATATGAGTGCTATTAGTACATCGATTGACGAGTTAAGCACCATTGAAGAAACGGGTTATTCAGATGAATTTAATCTAAAGGAAACCCTAGTTGATCTGTATAAAAACATGCAAATTGATGTAGGAGATTTAACCGGTATACCAACTGGTTATGACGACTTAAACAGAATGACAGCAGGACTACAAGAAGGCGATTTAATTATTGTCGGTGCCCGTCCTTCGATGGGGAAAACAGCATTTGTATTAAACATTGCTTTCCATGCAGCGAGTGCTCATACAGCAACAGGCGTCTTTTCGCTAGAGATGGGAGAAGAACAGTTGCTTAAGCGGATGATCTCAAGTACTGGAAATATAGATGCTACGAAATTAAAGAACCCTAAAAAGCTATGTAATTTAAAGGATTGGGAAAAGATTAGTCAGGCTATGGGCTTGATAAATGATTTACCACTAGAAATATACGATAAAGCAAATGTAACGATGCAAGAGATTTACGCAAAGACTAGGAAACTAAAGCGCAAATACCCAGACAAAAAGGTGCTAGTCGCAATTGATTACTTGCAGCTTATTGTAGGTGATTCAAAGCACAAAGGAAATCGCATGCAAGAGATTGGTGAGATTAGTCGTAAGCTAAAACTGATGGCAAGAGAGCTAAACGTATGTGTAGTCGCATTATCGCAATTAAGCCGTGCTGTTGAGAGTAGGCAAGATAAGAGACCATTACTATCAGACTTACGTGAGAATGGTCAAATTGAGCAAGATGCAGACTTGATCGCATTCTTATATCGTGAAGATTATTATGACCGTGAAACAGAAAATAAAAACATAACGGAAATTATTTTAGCGAAACAGAGAAATGGTCCAGTTGGTGTTGTTGAACTAGCATTCGTTAAAGAGTTTAGTAAGTTTGTAAATTTAGAGCGGAAGTTCAATCACCAACAGGAGGCTTAA
- a CDS encoding cell division protein SepF: MPKQLTIFDAEPVVSFDPKKAHVHRLNSKLRFADVVVQIPRQAKAIEELKPTTAPDDRYELFEDYTIGIWRYKRVEDKQFDWEEAEEICKRARDSKEPIPIRLHLSLEQSFVPENVVQYL, from the coding sequence ATGCCAAAGCAGCTAACAATCTTTGATGCTGAACCAGTTGTGTCATTTGATCCTAAGAAGGCTCATGTTCATCGGTTAAATTCTAAACTACGTTTTGCTGACGTTGTTGTACAAATACCACGCCAAGCAAAGGCGATTGAAGAATTAAAACCAACGACAGCGCCAGATGATCGTTACGAATTATTTGAGGATTATACAATTGGGATTTGGCGTTATAAGCGAGTGGAGGATAAACAGTTTGATTGGGAAGAAGCTGAAGAGATATGTAAGCGAGCAAGGGATAGCAAAGAGCCGATTCCAATACGGCTACATCTATCCTTGGAACAATCATTTGTTCCGGAGAATGTTGTGCAGTATTTATAA
- a CDS encoding collagen-like protein has product MTGATGPLGPTGPTGITGATGPSGGPPGPTGPTGITGATGPSGGPPGPTGPTGITGATGPSGPAGSAGSTGPTGPAGLTTSGLSQYAYVFNTAAQVVALEAPILFNSHGKITSGFTHTLGTSQMTVINAGDYKISFSVSGVEPNQFALFLNGAPVTNSVYGSGAGTQQNNGQTVLTLAAGDILTLNNHTSAAAVTLQTLAGGTQTNINASIVIEKLN; this is encoded by the coding sequence ATAACTGGAGCAACAGGACCTCTAGGACCTACTGGGCCAACCGGAATAACCGGAGCAACAGGACCTTCAGGTGGACCTCCAGGACCTACTGGGCCAACTGGAATAACCGGAGCAACAGGACCTTCAGGTGGACCTCCAGGACCTACTGGGCCAACTGGAATAACTGGAGCAACAGGACCTTCAGGGCCTGCTGGATCGGCCGGATCTACTGGACCAACCGGGCCTGCTGGACTTACAACATCTGGTTTATCCCAGTATGCTTATGTTTTCAATACAGCAGCTCAAGTTGTTGCATTAGAAGCACCTATTCTGTTTAATTCACACGGTAAAATCACATCCGGCTTTACTCATACTCTTGGAACTTCTCAGATGACAGTTATTAATGCTGGAGATTATAAAATTTCTTTTTCTGTATCAGGAGTTGAGCCTAATCAATTTGCCCTCTTTTTAAATGGGGCTCCCGTTACCAACTCCGTTTATGGATCAGGTGCAGGTACTCAACAAAACAATGGGCAAACAGTTCTCACTTTAGCCGCAGGTGATATTCTTACCCTTAATAATCATACTTCCGCTGCTGCAGTTACTTTGCAGACTTTAGCAGGTGGAACACAAACAAATATAAATGCTTCGATTGTAATTGAAAAGTTAAATTAA
- a CDS encoding WGxxGxxG family protein: MKKKLSSILGALLLTITVFGTSVHADYDGYNTNRVNNNNTTTRVNDYNMNRVNNDVRTRNVNTTNDLNDNRDKNNNWTWLGLLGLLGLFGLRKKDKDPETR, from the coding sequence ATGAAGAAAAAACTTTCATCTATTTTAGGTGCCCTATTACTAACTATTACGGTTTTTGGTACAAGCGTCCATGCTGATTACGATGGATATAATACGAATAGAGTTAACAATAATAATACTACAACTCGAGTTAATGACTATAACATGAATAGAGTTAATAATGATGTGAGAACTCGAAATGTAAATACGACAAATGATTTAAATGATAATCGTGATAAAAATAATAATTGGACTTGGCTTGGTTTATTGGGACTATTAGGATTATTTGGTCTTAGAAAAAAAGACAAAGATCCAGAAACACGTTAA